In Mytilus edulis chromosome 13, xbMytEdul2.2, whole genome shotgun sequence, a single window of DNA contains:
- the LOC139501703 gene encoding E3 ubiquitin-protein ligase MIB2-like codes for MFALLKAVLKKGCDPNVQDIEGDTALHDAIAKGHDRAVNILLSHPNINMTLVKKKDFHPLMFAALKENEFAVEKLLDKSQSLMKMTKSDGKSVLHFAAFNDHRQVASILILKVCI; via the exons ATGTTTGCTCTTTTGAAAGCTGTTTTAAAAAAAGGGTGTGATCCCAACGTGCAG GATATTGAGGGTGATACTGCTCTTCACGACGCCATTGCTAAAGGACACGATAGAGCTGTGAACATTCTACTGAGTCATCCGAATATCAACATGACCCTTGTAAAAAAGAAAGATTTTCATCCACTTATGTTTGCTGCTCTTAAAGAAAATGAGTT TGCTGTAGAAAAACTTCTTGACAAATCTCAAAGTTTAATGAAAATGACAAAGTCTGACGGGAAATCAGTACTGCATTTTGCTGCATTCAATGATCATCGACAGGTTGCGTCTATTCTTATATTGAAGGTTTGTATATAA